The nucleotide window ATTTCTCAGGACACCCATATGTTATGTTTTGCAAATCGCTCAACAATGCCGCCATTTGTCAATCAGGTTCTGTACGTGAGTAGTTTGTCCTAACCCATAAGGAGATGGTGCAAGAACGTGACTCAAGAAGCCTTACCTTTTGATAAAGATACTCTGTCCGAAAACGTTGCCCAATCGGCGCGTAAGGCAAATGTTAATTCATTGGTGCGTTTACTTCGCTACACCGCTGTAAGGGTCGTGGCGCTCTTTTTTACAGTGGTTATAGGCGTTTACTTTACGGTATTGGTGGCCAATATGGGCGGTCATGTTGACAAGATCCGTCAAGCCCAAATCCGTGAAGAAGTCTTAACATCGTATTCGGCCGACATTCAATTTCAACGGCTTCCCCAAGACGAGCGCGCGAGTATCATTGCGGCGCAAATAGCAATTCGGGAGGCTCAGTTTGGCCTGGATCAGCCGTTTGTCATACGCAGCTTTCGTTATTTATGGAATGCGATCACCCTAAACCTGGGGTTTTCTGACAATATGAGCAGCGACAGCGGTTCACGCTTAGTCAGGAATATTATTCTGGAACGTTTACCCTCCACATTATTGCTTTTCGGCACGGCAAACCTGCTCCTTTTCTTTATAAGTTTGTTCATGGGCTTAGGACTGTCACGGCGATATGGCAGTCTCCCCGACAAACTTGTCATAGGCCTGGCGCCAACTTCAGCGGCGCCAGGCTGGTTTTATGGGTTATTCCTCATTCTTATTTTTGCAAGTTTATTGAGATGGCTGCCCTTTGGGGGCATGGTTAGCACACCGCCGCCCGATAATCCCATTGATTACGCGCTCAGCCTATTAAAGCACATGATCTTGCCCGTAACTGCCACTCTAATGAGCGCCATATTTTTGACAGCCTATAATTACCGCACCTTCTTTCTAATTTATTCCAGCGAAGATTACGTGGAAATGGCCAAAGCCAAGGGACTACCGAACGGTATGATTGAGCGCCGATATATTCTCCGCCCCACCTTACCAACCATTATCACCAACTTTGCTTTGCTGCTTATCTCATTGTGGACAGGCGCCATCATTCTGGAAACAGTATTCAACTGGCCGGGTATCGGTCAGCTTTACTTCCGCGCTATCGGCCTCTTCGATACCCCTGTGATTTTGGCTAACGTTGTTGTATATGCCTACCTTCTGGCGCTAACTGTCTTTTTATTGGACTTTATTTATGCATTGGTTGACCCGCGCGTGCGTATTGGCGAGGGAGGTAAAGGTCAATGAAAAAGGTCGCTTCTTTTTTTCAGCAGATCGGTCGTTACCCTTCAGCGGTGATTGGCATGGTCATTATCGGCTTTCTTCTTGTCGTGTCAATCGTCACGCCAATTGCCCTGCCATATAGCGAGGCCATCCGGTTGTGGCGTGGCGGTGAGGATGTTTGGCGGGAATCGCCCAGTTATGCCTGGCCTCTCTGGTACAATTGGTTTACCAGTCGTGACTTACCCGCGACCATTGCATTTAGAAGTGCGGAGGGCGATGGAGACAAAACGATCGAGCGTCTATCAGAAAGTACTCGTGAAGTCCTCTTTGTGTATGAGTTTGACTTTCCCTACGATGAATTCCCCCCAGAGCTGATTCTGTACTCCAGCGCACAATATGTGTCGAAACAGCCCCATGTTGAATTGACCTGGTTTACACCTGACGATCGCGAGATTCGCATTGGCGAGTTCTCCTCGTCGTCATCTTCTTCCTTCCGCTTTGGGCAAGATAGTCGTTTGCAGCGTCGGCTGGAGCGCGAAACGGGAATTACCGACATTACTGCAGAAAAAGGGCTGTTTGATGATCCATCGAAAGAGGGCCTGCAAATTTTGCAGGGAACATACCGGCTTGAAGTTACAGCGCTGCTTTTTGAGGAGAATTCAGATATTGACACCACGTTTGTGAGTTATGGCCTGGTACACGGCCTGGCCGGAACCGACCACCGGCGGCGAGACCTGATGGTGGCTTTGCTATGGGGCACACCGATTGCTATGGCTTTTGGTTTGCTGGCAGCCCTCGGCACAACGGTCACCACCATGACTATCGCGGCGACTGGAGTCTGGTTTGGCGGTTGGCTTGATGGGACTATTCAGCGGCTAACAGAGGTGAATGCCATTATTCCAGTGCTACCTATTCTGATTATGGTAGGAACCTTTTATTCCCGAAGTATCTGGCTGATGCTGGGGATAGTCATCCTTTTGAGTATTTTCGGCATATCCATAAAACAATACCGCGCGATCTTCTTGCAAGTTCGAGAATTACCTTATATTGACGCGGCGCGGGCATATGGAGCGGGAAACATGCGCATTGTCTTTCGTTACATGGTTCCGCGTGTCCTGCCACTTACCATCCCCCAAATCGTTATTTTGGTTCCTGGGTTCGTGTTCCTGGAGGCGTCATTGGCCGTTCTGGGCCTGGGCGATCCCATTTTGCCAACCTGGGGCAAAATTATTCAGGACGCTAATTCACAGGGCGCGTTGTTTAACGGGTTGTATTACTGGATTTTGCAGCCAGCCGGCCTGTTAATGTTAGCCGGTCTTGGTTTCGCCATGGTTGGTTTCTCCCTTGACCGTATCTTCAATCCCAGATTGCGGGAGCTTTAAATAACATGATTGAAAAAGGCAACGAACTTTTGACGGTAAAAGGGCTGCGTTTGCACTTTAAGACAAGCAGAGGCCCGGTTCAAGCTGTTGACGGTGTTGATTTTGATTTACCCCGTAATGAGGCAACAGTCATTCTTGGTGAGTCGGGTTGTGGCAAAAGCTCAATGGCAAAAGCGATGCTGCGCCTTTTGCCGCGTAATGTGGACAGGTATGATGGCGAAGTGTACTTGTATGGTCAAGACATCATGAAGCTCAACAACGAGGCTTTTCGCAAGGAAATTCGCTGGAAAAAAATCTCCATGGTACCCCAGGCGGCGATGAATGCGCTGAATCCGGTGATGCGGATAGGTGATCAAGTCGCTGAACCGGCGATGGTACATTTGGGTCTGAGCAAGAAGGATGCGCTTACCCAGGCGCTGCGTATGTTCGCCCAGGTTGGGGTTCCGGCGGACTTTCTTCACCGGTATGCTTTTGAGCTAAGTGGGGGTATGCGGCAGCGGACCGCATTGGCTATGGCCCTGGTCACGCTGCCTGACCTGGTAATTTTGGACGAGCCGACGTCGGCCCTCGATGTTTTGACCCAAGCCGGGATCATGAATTTGATGAAACGCATCAAAAAAGAGATGGAGACTAGCTTTATCTTGATTACCCACGATATCGCAACGTCGAGCGAATTGGCTGATAACGTGGCAGTTATGTATGCCGGGCAAATTGTTGAAGTTAGTGACGCCCGTCGTTTCTTTGCTGGGCCGCTGCATCCATATTCAAAAAAGCTGATGGCCAGTGTGCCTCGCCTGCGCGAAACGGTCGAACCTGATTTTATAGTCGGACAGCCGCCCAGTTTGTTAAATCCACCAACCGGCTGCCGTTTTGCGGCCCGCTGCCCCGCTCGTTTTGAGAAGTGCGATCAAGAGCCTCCAGTAACTATTCAAGAGGGTGATCGCCAGGTGAAATGTTGGCTTTATGACTAGTAGCCGTATTCCGTATTCCGTAGGCCCTAAGCCACCACCAACGGAAAATGGCACACGGACTTCGGCTTACGGCTACCGGGTCCTGTAAGAGATTACGTTCCATCAAGATCTGACAGGTTAGGGAAGAAACGAATAATTATGAGCGACACACACGACGATTCAAAGAGTATTGGGCATGAAGATGGGCAGCCACTCCTGCAAATTCAGGATTTACACGTTTGGTATGAGTTGAAGCGCTTTGGTTTCGGTCATGCTGGCTACGTGCGTGCGGTGGATGGCGTAAACTTTAATTTGAAGCAGGGTGAAGCAATGGCTTGCGTGGGTGAGAGCGGCTGCGGCAAGTCGAGCTTGATGAAAACGATTTTGGGCCTGAACAAACCCACAAAAGGCGGCATTGTATTTGATAACGCACAGTTAACTGAAATGCGCGGCGAGGAACTACGCCTCTATCGGTCAAAAATAGGTTATATACAACAGGATCCGTATGGCGCGCTGCCCACGTTTATGTCTGTGCAGCGTATTTTGGAAGAGCCGTTGATTATTAACGGCGTCAAGGACAAAGAGGAGCGATTGGTCCGTGTTCGCCGAGCATTGGAAGAGGTTAAGCTGACGCCAGTTGATGAGGTATTGTCGAAGTTCCCACACATGCTTAGTGGTGGACAGCAGCAGCGGGTTGTTATCGCTCGTGCCATGATCATGGAGCCAAAACTCCTTGTGGCCGATGAGCCGGTGTCTATGCTGGATGCTTCGGTGCGTGTGGAGATTTTGCGCCTTTTGCGTAATTTGCAGGAAACTCATAATCTGGCGGTCATCTACATCACCCATGATCTTTCTACTGTCCGCTACTTTTCTGAATATATTTTTGTTATGTATGCTGGCGAGATCGTTGAATTCGCTAAGATGGAAGATTTACTAAATGATCCGAAGCATCCATATACCTTGGCGCTCTTGGAAGCATCTTCTGACCCCGACGCCGACAATGCGTTGGTCATGCGGGAGATCCCGCGAGGAGAACCACCAAGTCTGGTGAACCCGCCAACTGGCTGCCGCTTCAACCCGCGCTGCCCGCATGTGATTCCTGGAACTTGTGACGTAAAACGGCCGCCTGACTTTATCGTTACCCCTGAACACAGGGTGGCCTGCTGGTTGTATGAGTGATAGGAGGGTAACGATGATTAATCGGCTGGTTGTGCTTGGTTTTGTTCTGGTTTTAACTGGCGCTGTGCTGCCGTTTCTGATTATTGTTGGCGTTTTGCCATCTACCTTTTTGTTGAATTTCATCGCGTTTGCCACTTCGGTTTGCGGTATCTTTCTGGGCGTGTTGGGGACGGCAACTTTTGTTGGCGAAGAAAGACGCAAAGGCGATTGGCGCAATCGTAATTAGGCATGGCGCGGTGGGTCTGTTGCGCATAAGGGCATACTTGGCATTTGGCGCTGCTGAGGTGTTTGGTGTGCCCTGCTTTCTGAGATTAATAGATACCGATAAGTAAGAGTTATTGGTATCTATAATAATCCGAGTTATAATGCTGTCATACCGTGAGCGAGGCGCACTTGATGGCTGAAGACGACACAGGATTGACAGTAAAAGAGAACCATCGCCTGGCGCGGCAAGGTGATCTGGCTTTTATTGGCGTGGCGGCGAATCAGGCAGCGGCCCACTACAGTTTTGCCGATTACCGGCAGCGCCGGGCGAAAAAGACAATTCGCACACAAACGGCCGCTTTGCTCTTATGGGTGCAATATCTGGAATACATTGGCGCAGCGACCCGTCTTCTGGCCGATGCGGCAACCTGGGCTGACGGGTGTTTTACACCGCGGCAGCAGCGCGAATCGGCACGATATGCAGAAACGCAGGCTGTCGCCCTGCCCCAGATATGGGCGGCGGCTTACTGCCAAAACACGCCGGCCGCCTGGGAAGGCATTACTTGGGGTTTGGTTGAAGGTTATGTTAAGTGGTTGCTGACCCAAGGCTACAGCATCGCCACCGTGAATAACCGCCTGTCGGCCATTAAGGTGTACACACGTCTGGCTGCCAAAGCCGGCGTCATTACGCCTGCCGAGCAGGCGCTTATCCGGGAAGTGCGCGGTTATGGCGCAACTGAAGGCAAGCGGGTGGACGAAGTCCGCGAACAGACCAGAGTGGGATACAAGAAAGAAACGGCCGTTGTCCTGACCGCCCAACAAGCCAGCCAACTGAAGAAAAAGCATCCAACCACCCCCCAGGGCATCCGTGACCGGCTGATGATTGCTCTATTTTTGGACCTGGGACTGCGCGCCAGCGAAGTGGCTGGGCTGAGGGTGGAAGACCTGGCAGAACGTGGCTACGCCACCGTGCACCGCCAAAAAACGGACACGACAGACCGCATGAAGTTATCGGCCGACATCATGCAGGCTTTGCAAGATTATCGGCCATTTTTGCGCCAAAGTGGTATCCTACTGCGTGGGAGCCGCAAGAATGGGCAGTTAACAGATGAAGTGATGTCTGTGCGCGCCATAGGTAGTCGCATCAAGTTGTTGGGGCGAGATATTTTGGGTGTGTGGGAACTGAGTCCCCACGACCTGCGGCACACCTGGGCGACACAGGCGGCCAGGAACAGCAGCCCTTTTGTGCTGCGCGATGCTGGCGGTTGGTCGAATATGCAGACGCCCAGCCGCTACGTCGAACGAGCGGAAGTGGTAAACGAGGGCATCGAACTGGATTATTGAGCGGTGGTTGGGTACAACAGATGCAGCATCTCTTTTTGGTTCGTCATTCAGCGGTGATGGTAAGGCCGCGTATTCCGGTGGCAGAATGGGCGCTTTCGGGCAACGGCCGTTCCCTCTGCCACACTCTGGCCCAAACATTGGCTGCCCACCCCACCCCACCAACCCGCATCATTACCAGCCTGGAACGCAAAGCGGGAGAGACTGGCGAAATCCTGGCCGCTGATTGGAATATACCCTGTCAAGCCAAGCCAGGATTGCATGAACACGAACGACAGAGCACGCCTTTCTTCACGGATCAAGCCGCGTTTGCGACGGCCGTTTCCCAATTCTTCTCCCATCCGAACAAACTGGTGCTGGGTGAGGAAACGGCCGTTGCCGCCTTCAACCGGTTCGATACGGCCGTGCGCCAACAAATCGCCGCTTACCCCAATGATACCCTGGCCCTTGTTACCCACGGGACCGTGCTGAGTCTGTTCATCAGCCGCTATAACGGTTTCATTGAACCGTTTTCTTTCTGGCAATCCCTCACCATGCCCGCCGCCTTTTTGATGACACTCCCCAATCTCTGTCTCAAGACCTCCTTTCTGGTCCAACCTTATAGCAGCTGAATGCAAACAGGCAAAGGAGCAAAAAGGCGTATGCCTTGCCTCCCGCCTGTCTCGCCCCTCTTTGTCCCCATTGGGCGAGACGGCGCGGGAAAATGCCGTTCGGCGCGGCTGCTGCCTGTCTGCGCCGTCCCGCCCCTACTGTCACACCAGGGCAAATTGAAAATTGCTGGCCGAAAGTCCATGTTTTTTCTGTCCGTGAGGAAGTTGGTATAATAACGATGTGTGTCGCTCAACCAACCTGGAGCCTGACATACGGACTATTCTGTCGAACGTTCACACCCCACAAATTTCCCGTACATTTTAGGAGGTATACATGTCCGAAGAACGTATAAAAGTCACCTATTCAACCCTGGCCAGCCCTAATCCCAGACTGCATCAACTCTATGAAGAAGCAGTTGAACGAGCAAAAGCCAACTTTGGCAAAAACTATCCCCTGTTCATCAACGGCGAAGAGCGCTTTGCCGAAAAGTCGTTTGCCAAGCGCAGCCCCATCAATCTTGATTGGGTGATGGGTCATTTTCAATATGGCACAGAGCAAGATGTGGAAGACGCCATCGCCGCCGCCAAAGCCGCTTTTCCCCACTGGAGCGGACTGCCCTGGCAAGAGCGCATCGCCATCATGCGTAAAGCGGCCGATCTGATCAGCGACCGTCTCTTCGACATGGGGGCCAACATGAGCCTGGAAATCGGCAAAAATCGCCTGGAAGCGTTGGGCGACGTGGAGGAAACGGCCGATCTCATCCGCTATAACTGCGACGCCATCGAGAAAAACAACAATTTCAGCTTCGATCTTCTGGCCGAAAGCGACAAACACCACAACCGCAGTGTCCTCAAGCCCTACGGCGTCTGGGTGGTCATTTCTCCCTTTAATTTCCCCGGCGCGTTGGCCGGTGGTCCGGCCGGCGCAGCGCTCATCGCCGGTAACACCGTTGTCTTAAAACCGGCTACCGACACGCCACTAACCGCCTGGTTCCTCACCGAATGTTTCCGCGACGCTGGCGTCCCGGCGGGCGCGTTCAACTTCATCACCGGCAGCGGCCGGGTGGTGGGCGAAAAATTAGTAACGCATCCAGATGTGGCGGGCATCACTTTCACCGGCAGCTATGACGTGGGGATGCACATTTTACGGACGTTTGCCAACGGCCGTTACCCCCGTCCGGTCATCGCTGAAATGGGTGGCAAAAATCCGGTCATCGTCAGCAAAAAGGCTGACCTGGACAAAGCCGCTATGGGTGTGATGCGTTCCGCCTTTGGCCTGCAAGGCCAGAAATGCTCCGCCTGCTCCCGCGTCTACGTCCACGCCGACGTCAAAAACGCTTTCATGGACAAACTCCTGGCGCTGACCAAAGAAATCCACGTCGGCGACCCCACTAACAAAGAAAATTGGATGGGACCGGTAGCCAACAAAGGCGCCTTCGACGATTACATGCAGTTTGTGGCCGACTTGCGCGCCGCTGGCGACATTGTGTTTGGCGGCGAGGCGCTGCCCGGCAATGGCTACTTTGCCGCCCCGACCATCGTGGACAATCTGCCCCACGATCATTATCTGTGGAAGCAGGAAATGTTCCTGCCCATCGTTACTGTCCACCCCTTCACTGACCTGGAAGATGCAATGGCCAAAGCCAACGATGTGGAATACGGCCTGACGGCCGGTTTCTTCAGCGAAGATGACGCCGAAGTACAGTGGTGGTTGGACAATATCGAGGCCGGCGTTTTGTATGTTAACCGCGCTTCGGGCGCGACCACCGGCGCATGGCCTGGCTACCAATCCTTTGGCGGTTGGAAAGGCAGCGGCTCCACCGGCAAAGCGGCCGGCAGCTTCTACTACATCCAACAGTATATGCGCGAACAAAGCCAGACTATTGTGGCGTGATGCCCGTTAACCGTATTTCGTAGTCCGTGATCCATCCGCGCACGGACTACGAAATACGGAATACGGAAGACGGTTTTTCGCATCACGATCAATGTGACGTATGACCAACAAACTCATCTCCATGCAGCAAGCGGTAAGCCAGTACGTGCAAGACGGCGATGTGGTGGCGATTGAAGGCTTTACCGCATTCATCTGTTTTGCCGCCGCCCACGAGATTATTCGCCAGGGCAAGCGCGACCTGACCCTGGCGCGCATGACGCCGGACCTGGTGTATGATCAGATGATCGCCGCCGGGGTGGCCAAAAAACTGATTTTTAGTTACCTGGGTAATCCGGGCGTGGGCAGCCTGTATGGCATTCGCCGGGCAGTAGAGAAAGGCATCCCACGGCCGTTAGAAATCGAAGAATATTCCCACTTTGGCATGGTCGGGCGTTACATTGCCGGGGCCAGCAAGCTACCCTTTTTCCCCTTACGCAGCTACACCGGCAGCGACATGGCCGCCGCCAACCCGCTCATCAAACAAGTAGACAGCCCCTATGGCGATGGCCCTATCGCCGTTGTGCCGCCGCTGAATCCCGACGTGGCTTTCCTGCACGCCCAACGCGCCGACGCCCAGGGCAACACCCATCTGTGGGGGCTGCTGGGAATGCAAAAAGAGGTCGCCTTTGCCGCCAAAAAAGTCGTCATTGTGGTGGAAGAAATCGTAGACGAGGCGGTCATCGCCCGTGACCCCAACCGCACCTTAATCCCCGGCCTGGTGGTAGACGCGGTCGTCCATGAGCCGTATGGCGCGCATCCCAGCTACGTCCAGGGTTACTACGATCGGGACAACGCTTTTTATCTGGATTGGGCCGAAAGCTCTGGTGACCAGGCAGCGACCGAGGCCTGGTTGCAGCAGTGGGTCTACAACGTGCCTGACCGCGCCGCTTATCTGGCGCAGTTGGGCCAGGAACGGCTGGACAGCCTGGCGCCTGG belongs to Candidatus Leptovillus gracilis and includes:
- a CDS encoding ABC transporter ATP-binding protein, yielding MIEKGNELLTVKGLRLHFKTSRGPVQAVDGVDFDLPRNEATVILGESGCGKSSMAKAMLRLLPRNVDRYDGEVYLYGQDIMKLNNEAFRKEIRWKKISMVPQAAMNALNPVMRIGDQVAEPAMVHLGLSKKDALTQALRMFAQVGVPADFLHRYAFELSGGMRQRTALAMALVTLPDLVILDEPTSALDVLTQAGIMNLMKRIKKEMETSFILITHDIATSSELADNVAVMYAGQIVEVSDARRFFAGPLHPYSKKLMASVPRLRETVEPDFIVGQPPSLLNPPTGCRFAARCPARFEKCDQEPPVTIQEGDRQVKCWLYD
- a CDS encoding aldehyde dehydrogenase family protein, which translates into the protein MSEERIKVTYSTLASPNPRLHQLYEEAVERAKANFGKNYPLFINGEERFAEKSFAKRSPINLDWVMGHFQYGTEQDVEDAIAAAKAAFPHWSGLPWQERIAIMRKAADLISDRLFDMGANMSLEIGKNRLEALGDVEETADLIRYNCDAIEKNNNFSFDLLAESDKHHNRSVLKPYGVWVVISPFNFPGALAGGPAGAALIAGNTVVLKPATDTPLTAWFLTECFRDAGVPAGAFNFITGSGRVVGEKLVTHPDVAGITFTGSYDVGMHILRTFANGRYPRPVIAEMGGKNPVIVSKKADLDKAAMGVMRSAFGLQGQKCSACSRVYVHADVKNAFMDKLLALTKEIHVGDPTNKENWMGPVANKGAFDDYMQFVADLRAAGDIVFGGEALPGNGYFAAPTIVDNLPHDHYLWKQEMFLPIVTVHPFTDLEDAMAKANDVEYGLTAGFFSEDDAEVQWWLDNIEAGVLYVNRASGATTGAWPGYQSFGGWKGSGSTGKAAGSFYYIQQYMREQSQTIVA
- a CDS encoding CoA transferase subunit A, which gives rise to MTNKLISMQQAVSQYVQDGDVVAIEGFTAFICFAAAHEIIRQGKRDLTLARMTPDLVYDQMIAAGVAKKLIFSYLGNPGVGSLYGIRRAVEKGIPRPLEIEEYSHFGMVGRYIAGASKLPFFPLRSYTGSDMAAANPLIKQVDSPYGDGPIAVVPPLNPDVAFLHAQRADAQGNTHLWGLLGMQKEVAFAAKKVVIVVEEIVDEAVIARDPNRTLIPGLVVDAVVHEPYGAHPSYVQGYYDRDNAFYLDWAESSGDQAATEAWLQQWVYNVPDRAAYLAQLGQERLDSLAPGELLAEPVNYGRYT
- a CDS encoding site-specific integrase, encoding MAEDDTGLTVKENHRLARQGDLAFIGVAANQAAAHYSFADYRQRRAKKTIRTQTAALLLWVQYLEYIGAATRLLADAATWADGCFTPRQQRESARYAETQAVALPQIWAAAYCQNTPAAWEGITWGLVEGYVKWLLTQGYSIATVNNRLSAIKVYTRLAAKAGVITPAEQALIREVRGYGATEGKRVDEVREQTRVGYKKETAVVLTAQQASQLKKKHPTTPQGIRDRLMIALFLDLGLRASEVAGLRVEDLAERGYATVHRQKTDTTDRMKLSADIMQALQDYRPFLRQSGILLRGSRKNGQLTDEVMSVRAIGSRIKLLGRDILGVWELSPHDLRHTWATQAARNSSPFVLRDAGGWSNMQTPSRYVERAEVVNEGIELDY
- a CDS encoding histidine phosphatase family protein, with amino-acid sequence MQHLFLVRHSAVMVRPRIPVAEWALSGNGRSLCHTLAQTLAAHPTPPTRIITSLERKAGETGEILAADWNIPCQAKPGLHEHERQSTPFFTDQAAFATAVSQFFSHPNKLVLGEETAVAAFNRFDTAVRQQIAAYPNDTLALVTHGTVLSLFISRYNGFIEPFSFWQSLTMPAAFLMTLPNLCLKTSFLVQPYSS
- a CDS encoding ABC transporter permease, coding for MKKVASFFQQIGRYPSAVIGMVIIGFLLVVSIVTPIALPYSEAIRLWRGGEDVWRESPSYAWPLWYNWFTSRDLPATIAFRSAEGDGDKTIERLSESTREVLFVYEFDFPYDEFPPELILYSSAQYVSKQPHVELTWFTPDDREIRIGEFSSSSSSSFRFGQDSRLQRRLERETGITDITAEKGLFDDPSKEGLQILQGTYRLEVTALLFEENSDIDTTFVSYGLVHGLAGTDHRRRDLMVALLWGTPIAMAFGLLAALGTTVTTMTIAATGVWFGGWLDGTIQRLTEVNAIIPVLPILIMVGTFYSRSIWLMLGIVILLSIFGISIKQYRAIFLQVRELPYIDAARAYGAGNMRIVFRYMVPRVLPLTIPQIVILVPGFVFLEASLAVLGLGDPILPTWGKIIQDANSQGALFNGLYYWILQPAGLLMLAGLGFAMVGFSLDRIFNPRLREL
- a CDS encoding ABC transporter permease, whose protein sequence is MSENVAQSARKANVNSLVRLLRYTAVRVVALFFTVVIGVYFTVLVANMGGHVDKIRQAQIREEVLTSYSADIQFQRLPQDERASIIAAQIAIREAQFGLDQPFVIRSFRYLWNAITLNLGFSDNMSSDSGSRLVRNIILERLPSTLLLFGTANLLLFFISLFMGLGLSRRYGSLPDKLVIGLAPTSAAPGWFYGLFLILIFASLLRWLPFGGMVSTPPPDNPIDYALSLLKHMILPVTATLMSAIFLTAYNYRTFFLIYSSEDYVEMAKAKGLPNGMIERRYILRPTLPTIITNFALLLISLWTGAIILETVFNWPGIGQLYFRAIGLFDTPVILANVVVYAYLLALTVFLLDFIYALVDPRVRIGEGGKGQ
- a CDS encoding ABC transporter ATP-binding protein, with protein sequence MSDTHDDSKSIGHEDGQPLLQIQDLHVWYELKRFGFGHAGYVRAVDGVNFNLKQGEAMACVGESGCGKSSLMKTILGLNKPTKGGIVFDNAQLTEMRGEELRLYRSKIGYIQQDPYGALPTFMSVQRILEEPLIINGVKDKEERLVRVRRALEEVKLTPVDEVLSKFPHMLSGGQQQRVVIARAMIMEPKLLVADEPVSMLDASVRVEILRLLRNLQETHNLAVIYITHDLSTVRYFSEYIFVMYAGEIVEFAKMEDLLNDPKHPYTLALLEASSDPDADNALVMREIPRGEPPSLVNPPTGCRFNPRCPHVIPGTCDVKRPPDFIVTPEHRVACWLYE